In Panulirus ornatus isolate Po-2019 chromosome 40, ASM3632096v1, whole genome shotgun sequence, a single window of DNA contains:
- the CAHbeta gene encoding beta carbonic anhydrase 1, which yields MGMLRILHGVMKYRNTYREGMVKQFQVVRDDPHPKAVFFTCIDSRMLPTRFTQTNVGDMFIVRNAGNLVPHANLCGHEEITTEPAALELGCIINGIKHVIVCGHSDCKAMNMLHMLRNSDHTPQEMLKLSPLKAWLVRHGHSSIAKFAQLELANYQAPLVFQAETPMRRFIAYIDPENKFSDEDKLSQVNTLQQLQNVASYNFMREGLSRGRVYIHALWFDIYTGDIYYFSRQQKMFVDVNEDNMEKLEEEVHRYYT from the exons ATGGGCATGTTACGGATATTGCACGGGGTCATGAAGTACAGGAATACGTACAGAGAAGGCATGGTCAAGCAGTTCCAGGTGGTGCGAGATGATCCACAT CCCAAAGCAGTGTTCTTCACATGTATAGATAGTCGGATGCTTCCTACGAGATTCACACAAACTAATGTTGGGGATATGTTTATAG TGCGTAATGCTGGGAACTTGGTACCTCACGCTAATCTGTGTGGCCACGAGGAGATCACAACAGAACCGGCAGCACTTGAATTGGGCTGTATCATCAATGGCATCAAGCATGTCATTGTCTGTGGTCACTCTGACTGTAAG GCCATGAACATGCTGCACATGTTACGCAACagtgaccacacaccacaggaaATGCTTAAACTCTCCCCTCTTAAGGCCTGGCTTGTTCGACATGGACATTCTTCCATAGCAAAGTTTGCACAGTTAGAACTTGCAAATTACCAGGCTCCTCTAGTATTCCAG GCAGAGACCCCAATGCGCCGCTTCATTGCATATATTGACCCTGAAAACAAGTTCTCGGATGAAGACAAGCTTTCCCAAGTGAACACTCTCCAACAGCTTCAGAACGTTGCCAGTTACAACTTCATGCGGGAGGGATTATCACGGGGTCGTGTGTATATCCATGCTTTGTGGTTTGATATTTATACAGGAGATATTTATTATTTTAGCCGGCAACAGAAGATGTTTGTTGATGTAAATGAAGATAACATGGAGAAATTAGAAGAGGAAGTGCATAGATATTACACATGA